In one Uloborus diversus isolate 005 unplaced genomic scaffold, Udiv.v.3.1 scaffold_12, whole genome shotgun sequence genomic region, the following are encoded:
- the LOC129232373 gene encoding LOW QUALITY PROTEIN: serine/threonine-protein phosphatase 6 regulatory ankyrin repeat subunit A-like (The sequence of the model RefSeq protein was modified relative to this genomic sequence to represent the inferred CDS: deleted 1 base in 1 codon): MNSGSGRGADGELPSTSKRQSQDGEGQPPKRRRPEDGGASETEKYGRTALHRAAMSGDTEGIRALLDRGLDTRARDMDGETPLHMALSCGKEAAAELLVDADCITDVADNYRSTPLHRAAESGFVNVSVCCSREGRDASAKDKEGWTPLHRAVCSEKEAAAEVLLEAAPGCDEPDRLGCTPLHSAAIIGLARIAGALVSRGARLQAEDGCGRCPLYWALWYGQDDVARMLLATYIWRFIEIHWEKMGLSKDDEERGVRLLSEYEAEMREARVEGSRLSLRDLARRHPSRLARRLSDGAIRRLSDRDLLTRDFPLFGDLLLVRLEEVRERRVLEDRFLLCFPLLCPPLPPTCTDVLLACLADDDLRHFARAAEL, encoded by the exons GAGACGTCGGCCGGAGGACGGAGGTGCGTCAGAGACGGAAAAGTACGGGCGGACCGCGTTACATCGTGCAGCAATGAGCGGAGATACGGAGGGAATTAGGGCGCTGCTGGACAGAGGACTGGACACGAGGGCGAGGGATATGGATGGAGAGACGCCCCTCCACATGGCTCTGTCGTGTGGGAAGGAGGCCGCGGCGGAGCTGCTGGTGGATGCGGACTGCATCACGGATGTCGCGGATAATTACAGGAGCACCCCTCTGCATCGCGCTGCCGAGAGTGGGTTTGTGAATGTC TCCGTATGTTGCTCGCGGGAGGGGCGGGACGCAAGTGCGAAAGACAAAGAGGGATGGACGCCCCTCCATCGCGCCGTGTGCTCGGAGAAGGAGGCCGCGGCGGAGGTACTGCTGGAGGCCGCCCCCGGATGTGACGAGCCGGACCGTCTTGGATGCACCCCCCTGCACTCTGCTGCTATAATAGGTCTCGCGCGGATAGCTGGAGCCTTGGTGTCGAGGGGTGCACGTCTGCAAGCTGAAGATGGATGTGGACGCTGTCCCCTGTACTGGGCCCTGTGGTATGGGCAAGATGATGTGGCGAGGATGCTCCTGGCGACGTACATCTGGAGGTTCATCGAGATACATTGGGAGAAGATGGGGCTCTCGAAGGATGACGAGGAGCGCGGCGTCCGTCTGCTCTCCGAGTACGAGGCCGAGATGAGGGAGGCCCGGGTGGAGGGGTCCCGCCTCTCCCTCCGCGACCTCGCCCGCCGACACCCCTCCCGCCTGGCCCGGCGCCTCTCCGACGGGGCGATCCGGCGGCTCTCGGACCGGGACCTCCTGACGCGGGACTTCCCGCTCTTCGGCGACCTCCTCCTCGTCCGGCTGGAGGAGGTCCGGGAGCGGAGGGTCCTGGAGGACCGCTTCCTGCTCTGCTTCCCCCTCCTCTGCCCGCCCCTGCCCCCCACGTGCACCGACGTCCTCCTCGCGTGCCTGGCGGACGACGATCTGAGGCACTTCGCCCGGGCCGCGGAGCTCTAG